The Bombus affinis isolate iyBomAffi1 chromosome 15, iyBomAffi1.2, whole genome shotgun sequence DNA segment GTGGTTATTAAACATGAAATCAGATTTTTGTCCTTACTCATTTATTTAACATCATTTCTACAATAAATTGAACAATTAAAACAATTCCATAAATCTACGTTTCAAGACGCATTTTTTGTAATGTTTGAACTTTGTAAGTATATTACAGTGattcgtatttatatttatactttgCATGCCCAAAAATTTTACCATAATAATGGTAGGATTTGTTGTAACAATGTTGTAACATTGATGTATTCTGGCTCCTACTTTGCTATACAATTTtttgttgtttctttttcatGTAAAAAACAGATGTACCACCATTCAAATACTTTTTAAAGTGAATAATCGTATTGTATATGTCAACGAAGAAAGTCTAATCTACCTAATGATATGCATTAAGCAATTTTAGATGAAATATGTCCACAAGttaattgatataaaaatatcctTTCTACGCTCTACCAGCTTTAACTTCAATGATTTTCCAATCATTggttttattgaattttatttataatttattgtcTGAATTGCTTTATGCAGAGGATTGTCCTTCTAGGAATTCGGATTCTATattttagaataaaatttgtgGTCAACCTGGGGTACAATATTTGAGGTAATTTAAGGTTTACCATTAGCAAgatttgtttatatatatatatatatatatatatatatatatatatatatatggttcTGATAATTTAGCTGAGCATAATTTGAAAGTGTATAGGAATATTAGTTATAATTGTATGTGTGTCAATTGATAGAAATAGAGCATAAACAGTATTATAAACATTAAAACAGTATAGCTTACAAGATGGTGTATACAATAAAAATGCATATTTATAATTGCCACATGTTATTACATGTAGAAGCACTTAGACAATATTTACAGATCTTACTAACTGTACCAAAACAGAAGTTCATACTTAATGATgtatactttttctttttttttcttttttttttgtcataATGAAAATAACATGTGtacacatatgtacatatgAGTTAATACATGTAATAAAAATCCATTAAAagtaactatatttttaattttgtcaAATAATAACTTcacatttattataaataaggataaacaataaataataaaatagtatacattataaagtaataataaGAGAACGCGTCTTTCTACTCAATGTAAAATATGCGGCACTTCGTTTAGATGTAAACAAATAGTAGGTCATGTCATAAGTAATATCGTTTCTTATCTTACTTTGGATAAACATACGTATCATATTTCGCTGAGATGTTTTTACAGGAACTTCTCCCTTTGTTTTTCTCTAATTATTGAAACAATTAGATCGGTATTTTTCACATTAAAGGAAGTTATAAGATTAGTGTCAGCGAAAACCATTTGCAGCATTGCATGCtatacaaacttaaaaaagacAGTGCAACTAAGGATACTGTTAAAAATGTTTGTAAAGTATACGGTGAACATGTTTTAAATGTGAGAAAATGTCAAAAATGGTTTCCGAAATTTCTGTATGGCGTTTTTGAATTTTCTAATGAGCACAGGTCTGGCCAAAGAGTAACATTCGATGTCGAAGCATTAAAGGCTGTGATTTCTACTTCAGTAGAACTTCCTTAGGCTGCTAAGGAAATAGTAGGTAAATGCATACATCGATGATTAAAAGTAAACGGAAGTATTAATTTTACTCATTGAAAATTAGAGTCAAAACGCGGCGTTACTTATGGTATGacctattttcattttttttttttttttttttttttttttttcgtaagtatacgaaataaatattatattagagtCGTAGTAAACTTGTTAGACATTATGGTATTTGAATTTTACACATTACCTTAGccttctttttaataatatacAGTATGTTGATCGAACAAAAAGCATAGCAAACACATGATATTACATATAACATGGTAAACATATAGAATATGtctaaatgaaaaaaaaagagtaatAATTAGAAATGCAAAACAAAGTAAATGAAACAAACGCATATTATTGTCTTGAATTTTATCGAGACTAACATTAATCATATCATTTCCAAATTACTTCCGTTTTGTAGAACATTTTGAGCTATTTGAAAAGACAAACACTAATtatctaatattttaataaaaaagggTTGATATATAAAACTAATACTAAAATCATATAAAACACAAAATGTGTTTGTAATACAAATATACTTACAAATGTACCTTGTAATAACGTTtgtaaagatatatataaaacaacCTATTACTGAAAATCAGAATATAaacatacaaaatataataaaacaattgAAAATGGATGATCAAAAATTATGAAAAGCTACTCTGTGCAAAATATTTATGTACCatgggaaaaatatttgaatatgcTCTTTAAATGCACATGTGTGTGTTTCAACAtggtaaatatttttaattattcgcTATAATCAGCACATTACTAAACATTTAACAAAGAAGAAAATCATTTTCCATTTTAACATCTTTGTTTTCTAAATAGGATACAGTTCAGTCctaaattttgttaaattgttAGTATGAAAAGTTTACAAACCACAGTCTTATTATAAATTTGGTCTATGTAaataacaattattaattgtacAGATCTTTTATGTGCTTATTTTAGCGGCTTCGAGTAAACTGATGCATGTGAAAAACTTAATAATATATGGATATTAAGGCTTATTGGTCCAATTTAGTATTAATAGTTGCATTAGGGCAGTGATTAAATATTAATCTCACAACTATGAACTTGATGTAATAACAGAGATCTctatcattttcttttcttttttcagattttaaatattccattatgaaatatttgttttCAACAATACAAATTCGATTCTTTGAGGTATTGTTTAATGtttgtatttctttttctttttcttttttatattgtaaCAGAAAGATTCATAACATTTTAAAGAAGTatgaaacaaacaaataaaagttATTAACATCTTACTTTGCCAGATCATCTTATAACAtcaaaattttcagcttcatcAGTAAGTGCAGAGAAATCTATTAAATTCATTtaatatcataaataaataGAGTAATGTCAAAATTAAATTGAACTTTATATTGATGAACTTTCATCTTATTCTTTTCCTTGCGCTCATCTTCTTTTGATTTTCCTATCAAGTGAATGTCTTTAAACAtggattaatattttattattgaatGTTGTATGTATTAAGATAATTCAAATGATATATTTGCTACCAAGATGGGCATAAccatagaaaataatattccAGTAAAGAGCCCTGTGATTAATGATGCTGCCCCAAACATACCAGCTGTTGCCATATATTCAGAATCTACCattctaaaataaaaattcgctctctaatatgttttaatattaaaaataagaaaaaaaaaaaaaaaaaaaaaaaaggaagaaaggttTTATTCTTTCTTATCTTATAAATCTCACCTCGGACAATACATCATGGATAAAGAGGAAAAATAGCCACTACTTATTCCCATTGTAACAGCAATTAGAAAATAAATCCAGTCATTACTAATGTACACTGGTAATATTCTTGAAACACCACTTGGTTTGTAATTACAGAATAAAAACAATGGTATATACAAAATACGTAAAAGAACTGGTATTATTAAGTACTTTTTACTAGGCtgcaaagaaaagaaataatgaTTTAAAAATTAGTTTCTGCATTTATTACTTAACGAAtttcgattaaaaaatttactCACCCACTGAACCAACGATGCGATTGAACTACCAATGAGAGCAGTGACGTTGAACGTGAGAAAACACATAACAGTACTGTAATAATTTGATGAAACTATAAAATTGGGATCCGAACGGACTATGTCAGATTGAACAGATGGAAATAGAGAAAGAGTtacgaaaaatatgaaaaatgtgTTGAAGCACTGAGGAAAacattgtttaaatattttccagTATGGCGGTGTGTTATGTTTGTCTCTTGCATTATTTTCTAATTGCCTTTTATTTATTCCTTTCTGATGTAATAATTCACGATATCGGTAAAATCTCTACAATCAATAACAATtcatgtaaaacgttatacctaATCTATAATAAAATTGATAAGAAAATTGTAAATCTTACATTTATGGGAAGTGCAAAATAAGTATCAAAGCATGCAAGAAGAATGAACAGAgcagttataaagtaatatattGCCGCAGTCCGAGGATTTGGTGCCATATACTGAGCAAGAAAGTTAATCAACGCTGTAAATGTTCCACTTATATTCTGAAAGTAACATAAGAATAATATAGttgaatatgtacatattacatGAAGTTTTATATCACAAAACTGTACAAGTCGGTGTTTACCGAGCCTAAGATAACAGCTCCTGTGTACTTTGTGGGTAACTTTGCCACCATACCAAACACAGAGTTTTGGTAAATTCCATTAGCAGCTGAAAGGTGTTCCATAAATGAAAATTAGTACTATGTGGATGTGAATGTTCTTAGAAAGTACATTTGACACTAAGTAAAAAAGTGGATTATAATTTAAGACCAATGTACTCTCTAATtgcaaaatatacatataatttatttaaaacacaTAAATGACTGTTATTTTGGAATTTCtgcaaaaataattttatcttaCTGTTTAATATAATAACAGAAATCATGGTAATCCAGAAAAAGACACCTGGCCAACCAGAGCTATCAGTCATTGCCAAAATAACGGTACATACAAATATTAAAACTTGTATGAAGATGCCCCATACTATACGTGTTGTCAAATTGCCactaaaagaattaaaaaattgtctttAAATACAGATACTTGATTCTTATTAAGTATCTGTAGATTATCACATGATGATAAAGACTATCATATACAATGAAAATGCTCTAGAGAATATGTTTttcagaaatattaaaagataacACGTATATAAGAcattaatttgaaattatacagaatatacaCACCCAAATTGCATAAATACATTTAACCAATTAAACAGTAGATTTGGTATTTGTGCTGCAAATCCTAAGTATGCAAGAAAATTTGTGGCATAGTTTGATTGAATTCCTGTATACTCTTcagataatttataattaacaaAATACTAGAAGAATaatgaatttcattaaaaatttataaccTATGTAAAATTAGTgataaaaaagtgaaaaaaataTGCTTTGAATAGTCATACATTTTTTGCTGTTATGAACATATTCCATGGCATTAAGATACCAATTCCATGTAGTACCATTATGTAGAATACTATGTTTAatctaaaattatataaataagctATTAGAATTAAAACTTTTagcaaattataataaataacattGAAAGTAtgacattttatttatatacatacctATCTTTAGGAGGATTTAATTCAAGGTCTGCTTGATCCATTGTAACTCctctaaaatttaattcatcatCAGGTCTGCCTGTGCCTTCCCAACCAGGAGAAAGACGAACAGGCTCAGTGCCTACAATAAAAGATCTAGTTTCACAATATGATTTGggcaatacatatacatacaaatTTAATGATACTGCAGTTAGAGCTATCTTTAGAACACTTTACTAATGCTCCAATTTAAAGCAATTTATTAATTTAGCGATCATGATACAAACACTTGATATGTACATTACGCACTCATATGATTTTATATTTGTATCTTATCTTGTATATAGCACAGAAGATAAAAAGAATATATAACAGTGCTAATCTTAATCGTATAAATATTATGtttatattttgcaaaaaataaaacattaattaCCAGCTGGTACACGATctttaaaagtgttataagaaGATTTAATGTAACCTGGGAACATTGATATAAAGTTTATTTTACTTGTATTCCACATCTGCTTAAATTATACTCCTGTATAACATACATAAGATCATGCTATAAGCACACTATAGGATAGTAAAAAATGCCATAAAATTATGGAATTGAATAGCTAATTTAAACATAACAGGCACATGGTgtcgattattaaaatataattataatattaattgattaactgatgataattatgataataacacaaaatgtgtgtgtgtgtgtgtgtgtgtgtgtgtgtgtgtgtgtgtgtgtgtgtgtgtgtgtgtgtgtgtgtgtgtgtgtgtacacatatacacatatatacatgttattttatattatgtcATTCATAACATATTCATTTCTGTTTCTTGGATCTAAGACATGTTCATATTTAGTTCACATCAACTCTGTGTCAGCAAAAAAATAATGTTCTATATAAAACATGACACCTTTGTACATATAATATGCATACAATATACTTCTTCCataaagaaatttaataatatgcATTTTAAAGCATCGTAAAATTTATTGTAGAGAATTATTTAGAACATAGGAATTTGTATTATTTCATTTCACTTATCTCAATATGCATGTACAAAGTTTTGCTTACGATAGAAAGTTAATTAGGAAGAAACACGTCTGTATGTTTATTTTCAGTCATTTTTTcctacattttttttttcaaagttAGTTATCTATGCAAAGTACAATAGTAAAAAAATTCAAAAGCTAAAGATAACTAGATAATATTTTAAGAtgaaattttaacagaaaatcaCGTATAAACTTCAGATGCTGTATATATCTAGAAAAATGAACGTTTTTATCTTACTCTCTTAATgaaattgataaattaaattagaCATATCAgttaaatatgtaaaaaaataaaaaagatacagTATCAAATGATTCTAATGTAATCATCATATAACAATATtagataataattaatatttaaacataTATAACATGTAAAAATAATACTTAACATTTCATAATATACTGCTCTTTTTAAGAATGAATCTAAAATCACAGTGAATTTTATGAATCTTCACCGCCGAGAGACCGGTTTGGTGGAATATttgcgataaaaataaaaagaaaggaaggtgCACGTTTGTAGgaagggtaaagctgtaagtatTCAAAATATAGTAGTAAGGCTGAGACGATTAACGTTCGAAAGTGTGAAGAAAAATGATGCAATAAAGAAGGGCATTAGTATATACCTTTCGTGGGCACAATGCGTGTCCCATTCGAATCTTTTAACAAAGTTTGTTCCTCGGGGCCCACACCAAATTCCTTCTTCGTGTAACTACCCGCCATTTTTTCACAGTTTGTAAGATTAAATCAAATTATGAGCTGTTGCAATATTGAGGGTTAATATACTTCACGTGTTAATGAAGGGTGTTAGGGTGGAGATGAATCTGCGATAGTTGTTTCGTCTGAATACGGTTTCGTTTTTGCCAGGTAGACGGATATTCAGAATTCAAATAATCATTAGAAAACTTGAATTGCGAGAAAGTATTTAATTGACATTTGCAGAGTTCTCCCAATTTCTGTGGAATTCCGTGTCTGGCGAAAATACTTTACAAGTTTAGTGTCGGGATCACTGCATATTCGATAGTTAAGACTTCAAAGTTATGAATAGAACTGCTCCCCAATGTGCAAGACACACCATCTTTCTGCTTTATTTTTTATAGGTTAAGATAAGATAGGGGTTAGAGTTCGTCAAGCGAGCTCCACGCTGCGCGGAGATTCAGGAATAACCACGAACTAGTTCAAGATATTGTGATACGCGCGCACATctataatattcaaatcaacaaACAGAAAAAATCTAACATGATGGACGCAATTGGCAAGACTAATGTAAGACAATTAGTTCTCCTTGACTGATACATGTACATTATTGTACATATTTATATCGGTATTTCATTGGATAATTTTGCATGTGAGAtacctctttttttttaaatattgctaatctattttatatctaaaattaaaaagtttttatatttacatgaaTAAAAAGGAACAAAATGATACCATAGTTCCCATTTTATACATCCAAACATAAAGTTAtaaagttttatttttaaatgctTTCGATACATACTATCGCATTTTTTTATGTGTAATTTCTAAAATTGGCAGCCatgattaattttcttttaaatcttTTATTAACCCCAAGTTTCAACTTGATACCGATCTTCATTTTCTAAACGTTTAACAAAATTTTCTGCTTCTTCTTCAGTTGATGTTGTCATTTGTTTGATTAAATCAACAAATTCTTCACGAACACAATTTGGCATATTTTTAGAATTACCTGCTAGGTAAATGTTACCATTTCTATTAAGAAATTCCCAACAAAGTTGCTTTTGATTATGTATAACATGTTGTACATATCTACAATATTAGCAAAAATTTAGTTACATAAGATGCAAGTGGCACATTTAagtgaataatttaatttatttaaggaGTATTTACTTACATTTTATGCTCTTGATCTCGGGAAAACGCGCAGAATAAATTCAAACCTTTTTGCAGcgataaatattcaaaatcaTCTTTACAATGGtaatcttttttcttatttctacAGCCAAAAAAGAGGACACAGTCATTTAAGTTATCATCCAATGCACATTTATCTAATATAGCCGAACGAAACGGTGCAATTCCTGTTCCAGGACCGATGAATATCATTGGCTTATTGTACTCAAATTTAAATGTTCCTTTCTGTATCCAAAATATTATCTTGTCTTCCTTTTTCAAACTCGCCAACCAATTAGAACACAATCCATATCTTGGCTCTAGTAGTTTTGTTTTATACTTTACTACTGCTACTAAGAGATGAATTTCATTTTCAGTAATCCTTAAACTTGAAGCTATGCTAAATGCACGAGGCTTTATAGGAGacataatttcaaataataattttacatttaatttacTAGTTGTATGTGGAAAGTCTGCTAGTAACTCTAAAATAGTTCTTCTTGGCCTATTGATGTAATTATATAGTTCTTCTTGACCACTTGCTGTTGTAAATTCATCTAACTTGTCCTTCTCTAATTCATTTTCACTGATAAGAGATAACAGTTGCATCGTAGATCTGCGTGGCTTAAAGCTTAAATCCCAATACTGCTCTACAATTTGATATAAAGTTAGAATTTGTTTTAGAACATTAGGtactttaatttctttttcagtTACTTGAATTAACATATCCGGATTTAATTGCACATTATTGTCATTTAATATATcaaagaatttttcaatttgtttTTGAGAATTCTTGGGTCTAACATACACTATGTCTCCCGGTTGGTAATTAATGTTATCTGATctaaatttaattaatctaACATCCTGAAAATGATCTTGTGCAGTAGTTCTTACATTTTCAATTATTGTACCCACTTTCACTTCATTATTTGTAAATACTTCTTTCATGAAAATATCATGAGCTGAACAATATTCATTATTCATGGAATTTCTGTCTCTCTCTGATATATGAAATCTCTCAATTAtgttattttcattattaatcAAATCTattatggaaatattaaatGTACTTCCAACTTTCATCCACATTTCTTCTACCCAAGAATCAACAACAGCATCAATTCCTAAATCATGTTGATCATCTGCTAGCCCAATAGGTAACAGTTCCTTTGCACCTAGT contains these protein-coding regions:
- the LOC126924876 gene encoding NADPH-dependent diflavin oxidoreductase 1 isoform X4, with product MRITILYGSETGTAQDVAEQIWKTAKRKGLESSVFAMNDYNVQNLDTEKMIVFVVATTGQGDPPNNMRQFWRLLLRKNLPTTLLSDVKYGILGLGDSSYQKFNFAAKKLNRRLMQLGAKELLPIGLADDQHDLGIDAVVDSWVEEMWMKVGSTFNISIIDLINNENNIIERFHISERDRNSMNNEYCSAHDIFMKEVFTNNEVKVGTIIENVRTTAQDHFQDVRLIKFRSDNINYQPGDIVYVRPKNSQKQIEKFFDILNDNNVQLNPDMLIQVTEKEIKVPNVLKQILTLYQIVEQYWDLSFKPRRSTMQLLSLISENELEKDKLDEFTTASGQEELYNYINRPRRTILELLADFPHTTSKLNVKLLFEIMSPIKPRAFSIASSLRITENEIHLLVAVVKYKTKLLEPRYGLCSNWLASLKKEDKIIFWIQKGTFKFEYNKPMIFIGPGTGIAPFRSAILDKCALDDNLNDCVLFFGCRNKKKDYHCKDDFEYLSLQKGLNLFCAFSRDQEHKIYVQHVIHNQKQLCWEFLNRNGNIYLAGTEPVRLSPGWEGTGRPDDELNFRGVTMDQADLELNPPKDRLNIVFYIMVLHGIGILMPWNMFITAKNYFVNYKLSEEYTGIQSNYATNFLAYLGFAAQIPNLLFNWLNVFMQFGGNLTTRIVWGIFIQVLIFVCTVILAMTDSSGWPGVFFWITMISVIILNTANGIYQNSVFGMVAKLPTKYTGAVILGSNISGTFTALINFLAQYMAPNPRTAAIYYFITALFILLACFDTYFALPINRFYRYRELLHQKGINKRQLENNARDKHNTPPYWKIFKQCFPQCFNTFFIFFVTLSLFPSVQSDIVRSDPNFIVSSNYYSTVMCFLTFNVTALIGSSIASLVQWPSKKYLIIPVLLRILYIPLFLFCNYKPSGVSRILPVYISNDWIYFLIAVTMGISSGYFSSLSMMYCPRMVDSEYMATAGMFGAASLITGLFTGILFSMVMPILVANISFELS
- the LOC126924876 gene encoding equilibrative nucleoside transporter 1 isoform X1 translates to MAGSYTKKEFGVGPEEQTLLKDSNGTRIVPTKGYIKSSYNTFKDRVPAGTEPVRLSPGWEGTGRPDDELNFRGVTMDQADLELNPPKDRLNIVFYIMVLHGIGILMPWNMFITAKNYFVNYKLSEEYTGIQSNYATNFLAYLGFAAQIPNLLFNWLNVFMQFGGNLTTRIVWGIFIQVLIFVCTVILAMTDSSGWPGVFFWITMISVIILNTANGIYQNSVFGMVAKLPTKYTGAVILGSNISGTFTALINFLAQYMAPNPRTAAIYYFITALFILLACFDTYFALPINRFYRYRELLHQKGINKRQLENNARDKHNTPPYWKIFKQCFPQCFNTFFIFFVTLSLFPSVQSDIVRSDPNFIVSSNYYSTVMCFLTFNVTALIGSSIASLVQWPSKKYLIIPVLLRILYIPLFLFCNYKPSGVSRILPVYISNDWIYFLIAVTMGISSGYFSSLSMMYCPRMVDSEYMATAGMFGAASLITGLFTGILFSMVMPILVANISFELS
- the LOC126924876 gene encoding equilibrative nucleoside transporter 1 isoform X2; its protein translation is MAGSYTKKEFGVGPEEQTLLKDSNGTRIVPTKGTEPVRLSPGWEGTGRPDDELNFRGVTMDQADLELNPPKDRLNIVFYIMVLHGIGILMPWNMFITAKNYFVNYKLSEEYTGIQSNYATNFLAYLGFAAQIPNLLFNWLNVFMQFGGNLTTRIVWGIFIQVLIFVCTVILAMTDSSGWPGVFFWITMISVIILNTANGIYQNSVFGMVAKLPTKYTGAVILGSNISGTFTALINFLAQYMAPNPRTAAIYYFITALFILLACFDTYFALPINRFYRYRELLHQKGINKRQLENNARDKHNTPPYWKIFKQCFPQCFNTFFIFFVTLSLFPSVQSDIVRSDPNFIVSSNYYSTVMCFLTFNVTALIGSSIASLVQWPSKKYLIIPVLLRILYIPLFLFCNYKPSGVSRILPVYISNDWIYFLIAVTMGISSGYFSSLSMMYCPRMVDSEYMATAGMFGAASLITGLFTGILFSMVMPILVANISFELS
- the LOC126924876 gene encoding equilibrative nucleoside transporter 1 isoform X3, which translates into the protein MWNTSKINFISMFPGYIKSSYNTFKDRVPAGTEPVRLSPGWEGTGRPDDELNFRGVTMDQADLELNPPKDRLNIVFYIMVLHGIGILMPWNMFITAKNYFVNYKLSEEYTGIQSNYATNFLAYLGFAAQIPNLLFNWLNVFMQFGGNLTTRIVWGIFIQVLIFVCTVILAMTDSSGWPGVFFWITMISVIILNTANGIYQNSVFGMVAKLPTKYTGAVILGSNISGTFTALINFLAQYMAPNPRTAAIYYFITALFILLACFDTYFALPINRFYRYRELLHQKGINKRQLENNARDKHNTPPYWKIFKQCFPQCFNTFFIFFVTLSLFPSVQSDIVRSDPNFIVSSNYYSTVMCFLTFNVTALIGSSIASLVQWPSKKYLIIPVLLRILYIPLFLFCNYKPSGVSRILPVYISNDWIYFLIAVTMGISSGYFSSLSMMYCPRMVDSEYMATAGMFGAASLITGLFTGILFSMVMPILVANISFELS